A single genomic interval of Salvia miltiorrhiza cultivar Shanhuang (shh) unplaced genomic scaffold, IMPLAD_Smil_shh original_scaffold_468, whole genome shotgun sequence harbors:
- the LOC131004909 gene encoding beta-galactosidase-like, with protein MGSILKMLGINVLVFTALLLLACSSVNATVSYDDKSFIINGKRKILVSGSIHYPRSTPEMWPDLIQKAKDGGLDVIQTYVFWNGHEPSPGKYNFEGRFDLVRFIKVAQQAGLYVHLRIGPYVCAEWNFGGFPVWLKYVPGIEFRTDNGPFKAAMQGFVQRIVGLMKSERLFEPQGGPIIMSQIENEYGPVEWEIGAPGKAYTAWAAKMAVAQNTGVPWIMCKQETAPDPIIDTCNGFYCEGFRPNKPNKPKMWTEAWTGWYTQFGGPTPYRPAEDLAFAVARFVQNNGSYFNYYMYHGGTNFGRNAAGLFVATSYDYDAPIDEYGLLNEPKWGHLRDLHKAIKQCEPALVSSYPTVTWPGKNQEVHVFRSKTGACAAFLSNYDPTFSTKLTFQNVQYDLPPWSISILPDCKTVVYNTARISSKSSPPKMLPVGGGLHWQSYNEETPSADDSDTLTMSGLLEQVNVTRDSSDYLWYLTDVNIASNEGFLKTGEWPLLTVLSAGHALHVFINGKLAGTTYGGLDNPKLTYSGKVNLWAGVNKISLLSVSVGLPNVGVHYERWNEGVLGPVTLKGLNAGTRDLTKQKWSYKTGLRGESLSLATLTGSSSVEWVQGSLLAQKQPLTWYKTTFEAPAGKDPLGLDMMSMSKGEVWINGQSIGRHWPAYIAKGSCGNCNYAGTFSEKKCQRNCNQPSQRWYHVPRSWLKPSGNLLVVFEEWGGDPTKISLVKRTA; from the exons ATGGGTTCAATCTTGAAAATGTTGGGAATCAACGTTTTGGTGTTTACGGCGCTGTTATTGTTGGCCTGCTCATCAGTTAATGCCACAGTTTCCTATGATGACAAATCTTTTATCATTAATGGAAAGAGGAAAATTCTTGTTTCCGGTTCCATTCACTATCCAAGAAGCACACCTGAG ATGTGGCCCGATCTCATTCAAAAGGCTAAAGATGGAGGGTTAGATGTTATACAGACTTATGTGTTTTGGAATGGGCATGAACCTTCTCCTGGGAAG tATAATTTTGAAGGGCGTTTCGACCTTGTCAGATTCATCAAAGTGGCGCAGCAAGCAGGCCTCTACGTGCACCTCCGCATTGGGCCGTATGTTTGTGCAGAGTGGAATTTTGG GGGATTCCCTGTTTGGCTCAAGTATGTGCCGGGAATCGAGTTCAGAACAGACAATGGGCCTTTCAAG GCTGCTATGCAAGGTTTTGTTCAAAGGATAGTCGGGTTGATGAAGTCGGAGAGATTGTTTGAGCCTCAAGGAGGGCCTATAATCATGTCTCAG ATAGAAAATGAATATGGACCAGTAGAGTGGGAAATTGGTGCTCCTGGTAAAGCTTATACAGCATGGGCAGCAAAGATGGCGGTGGCTCAAAACACCGGTGTCCCGTGGATCATGTGCAAGCAAGAAACTGCCCCCGATCCCATT ATAGATACTTGTAACGGGTTCTACTGCGAAGGCTTTCGTCCTAACAAGCCAAACAAGCCAAAAATGTGGACTGAAGCCTGGACTGGCTG GTATACACAATTTGGTGGACCAACTCCTTACAGACCTGCTGAAGACTTGGCCTTTGCAGTGGCTAGATTTGTGCAGAACAATGGCTCGTACTTCAATTATTACATG TATCATGGAGGGACGAACTTTGGACGAAATGCAGCTGGTCTTTTCGTTGCCACCAGCTATGATTATGATGCTCCAATCGATGAATATG GACTATTGAATGAGCCCAAGTGGGGGCACTTGAGAGACTTGCACAAAGCAATCAAGCAATGTGAGCCAGCTCTAGTGTCTTCTTATCCCACAGTCACATGGCCTGGGAAAAATCAAGAG GTTCATGTCTTCAGATCCAAGACTGGGGCTTGTGCTGCATTTCTTTCCAACTACGACCCTACATTCTCCACGAAGCTGACCTTCCAAAACGTGCAGTATGATTTGCCCCCTTGGTCGATCAGCATTCTGCCTGACTGCAAGACTGTTGTTTACAACACTGCAAGA ATTAGCTCAAAAAGCTCCCCACCGAAGATGTTACCTGTGGGAGGTGGATTACATTGGCAATCATACAACGAAGAGACTCCTTCGGCTGATGATAGTGACACACTTACAATGTCTGGCTTGTTGGAGCAAGTAAATGTTACAAGAGACTCATCTGATTATCTGTGGTATCTGACAGA TGTGAATATAGCATCTAATGAAGGATTCTTGAAGACTGGGGAGTGGCCTCTTCTCACAGTTTTGTCAGCTGGACATGCCTTGCATGTTTTCATCAATGGAAAGCTTGCAG GAACCACGTACGGAGGTCTGGACAATCCCAAGCTGACGTATAGTGGCAAAGTAAATTTGTGGGCTGGAGTCAACAAAATATCTCTGCTTAGTGTTTCTGTGGGCCTTCCG AACGTCGGTGTGCATTACGAGAGATGGAATGAAGGAGTTCTTGGTCCTGTCACTTTGAAGGGCCTCAACGCGGGCACAAGAGACTTGACAAAGCAGAAATGGTCTTACAAG ACTGGTTTGAGAGGCGAATCGCTCAGCCTTGCAACACTCACAGGAAGTTCTTCAGTTGAATGGGTGCAAGGATCCCTCCTTGCTCAGAAGCAGCCCCTAACGTGGTATAAG ACTACATTTGAGGCGCCAGCCGGGAAGGATCCATTAGGTTTGGACATGATGAGCATGAGCAAAGGCGAGGTATGGATCAACGGGCAAAGCATAGGCAGACACTGGCCTGCATACATAGCAAAAGGTAGCTGTGGAAACTGCAACTATGCAGGCACATTCTCTGAGAAGAAATGCCAAAGAAATTGCAACCAACCCTCTCAGAGATG GTACCATGTTCCGCGTTCTTGGCTGAAACCAAGTGGCAACCTGTTGGTCGTGTTTGAGGAATGGGGCGGTGACCCGACTAAGATCTCCTTGGTCAAGAGAACAGCATAA
- the LOC131004910 gene encoding uncharacterized protein LOC131004910 — MPNFQISSLFAVLASNLRTPHPTAGDEVTLSLSNLNRSLNPTDVPRVRILDTALSLMHFTVPQVHDSVIEFTLKSLVTVLSSSIECKVVRVNKQLDLRVGGLILKSDCANVMEECARVLEKLDGQKGDLCYSLLYNVIRVAALAPCFPYAMLSDSILDAKCCDLRTTALENLVRLIPKQFTFKNGEIPLRLLSWHLDPMILKQDVAQVLQEFITRPFLSLQTEIYDRIDWRSKIICLVMSPSMFIETRALLHKWFLMTGLASLMELQSEIVGHVLDIISRPMWWGISIEVGSKLPFSFAYFPYQHQLLRTLAGPISQEYFKHLLQKVSGSVSVPGGDLHKSSGKTATDINSVDHKSMWAMVMNFPCWFFFASMMIFCNNSNITVDSLCSESLSGYLKPCMTHDPEVTCPAEAGKFMAWILYPMSESTQCLLVDYLVKISDLWLQKCASLNKCHEVTSVDEEAKKPKSHVKNEIALYELDSCAVSLWLKEIRDLYTKHFGEKVGFSTSNTKRFSIHQNLLLRRIPLGILLLHPCHLNAEGCSLLLHYAATGTVQEFSGIQNPRQGRKRWKHNSIRSSLCCIQQCSKAEAIAGCRTVFDITDVADSISYSMFNEEEGLNFVCQVKMKTCNYLLQCVKRLLDIKHDEDGLQMRRDLLSRVVRWRRQRKDVFQNKDLDSVCDALSLSV; from the exons ATGCCAAACTTCCAGATCAGCTCTCTGTTTGCGGTGCTGGCGTCCAATCTCCGAACTCCGCATCCGACGGCCGGTGATGAAGTAACCCTATCCCTTTCGAATCTGAACCGTTCGCTCAATCCGACCGATGTCCCGAGGGTTCGCATTCTGGACACCGCTCTCTCGCTCATGCACTTCACTGTCCCACAG GTTCATGATTCGGTAATTGAGTTCACGTTGAAATCACTCGTTACGGTTTTGTCGTCTTCGATCGAGTGTAAGGTGGTTAGAGTTAATAAACAACTGGATTTGAGAGTAGGCGGATTGATTTTGAAAAGCGATTGTGCCAATGTTATGGAGGAGTGTGCTCGTGTTCTGGAGAAATTGGATGGCCAAAAAG GTGATCTTTGTTATTCGCTTTTGTACAACGTTATCAGGGTGGCAGCGCTTGCACCATGCTTTCCTTATGCAATGCTGTCAGATTCTATTCTCGACGCAAAATGTTGTGATTTGAGAACTACTGCTCTTGAAAACCTAGTTCGCTTAATACCGAAGCAATTCACTTTTAAGAATGGTGAAATACCTTTGAG GTTATTGTCATGGCATTTAGACCCAATGATTTTGAAGCAAGATGTAGCACAAGTTTTGCAAGAATTCATCACACGGCCATTTCTTTCTTTGCAAACAGAAATTTATGACAGGATAGATTGGAGATCCAAAATAATTTGCCTGGTGATGTCACCATCAATGTTCATTGAGACCAGGGCTCTCTTGCACAAGTGGTTCTTAATGAC GGGTTTGGCTTCTTTGATGGAACTCCAGAGCGAAATTGTTGGACATGTGCTTGATATAATATCCAGACCGATGTGGTGGGGTATATCCATTGAAGTTGGATCAAAGCTGCCATTTTCTTTTGCATACTTTCCCTATCAGCATCAATTACTGAGAACTTTGGCTGGACCTATATCCCAGGAATATTTTAAGCATTTGCTTCAAAAAGTAAGTGGCTCAGTATCTGTCCCTGGAGGTGATTTGCACAAATCTTCTGGGAAAACTGCAACAGATATCAATTCAGTAGATCATAAATCTATGTG GGCCATGGTTATGAACTTCCCATGTTGGTTCTTTTTTGCATCTATGATGATATTCTGCAACAACAGTAACATTACTGTAGATAGTTTGTGTTCGGAATCCCTCTCTGGGTATCTTAAACCTTGTATGACTCATGATCCGGAGGTAACTTGTCCAGCAGAGGCAGGGAAGTTCATGGCGTGGATTCTGTACCCCATGAGTGAATCTACTCAATGCCTTTTGGTTGATTATCTAGTCAAAATCTCAGACTTATGGTTGCAGAAGTGTGCCAGCCTGAATAAATGCCACGAGGTGACAAGTGTTGACGAGGAGGCTAAGAAGCCCAAATCACATGTTAAGAATGAAATAGCATTGTATGAGCTGGATAGTTGTGCAGTTTCTCTTTGGCTCAAGGAAATTAGAGACTTATACACTAAGCATTTTGGAGAGAAAGTTGGCTTTTCAACTTCCAATACCAAAAGATTCAGTATCCACCAAAACCTATTGTTAAGGAGGATCCCATTAGGCATCCTGCTTCTGCATCCTTGTCATTTAAACGCAGAAGGATGTTCTTTGCTTTTGCACTATGCTGCTACCGGAACTGTCCAAGAGTTTTCAGGTATTCAAAATCCCAGACAAGGCCGAAAAAGATGGAAACACAACTCAATTAGGTCGTCCCTGTGCTGTATTCAACAGTGCAGTAAAGCTGAAGCTATTGCAGGGTGTAGAACCGTCTTTGACATAACAGATGTGGCTGATAGTATTTCTTATTCTATGTTTAATGAAGAGGAGGGACTGAATTTCGTCTGCCAAGTGAAGATGAAGACCTGCAATTATCTGTTGCAGTGTGTGAAAAGGTTACTTGACATCAAACATGATGAAGATGGTCTCCAGATGAGAAGGGATCTTCTCTCTCGAGTAGTTAGGTGGAGACGTCAGCGGAAAGATGTCTTTCAAAACAAGGATCTTGATAGTGTATGTGATGCATTGAGTTTGAGTGTATAA
- the LOC131004911 gene encoding probable polyamine oxidase 5 — MGSKKPRVVIIGGGMAGLTAAHKLYTSTTSFDLHVVEGGTRIGGRINTSQFCGDRVELGATWIHGIQGSPIYKIAQDTTLLHSHHPWECMDGFPHVPLTAAEGGHHLHPSLLTPISNLFKNLMDFIQGRDCQAASSSSSSAQIIKHCIDRNRNLSVGSFLRSGLDAYWGVSPTEDTRSVGKWRRKPLEAAVFAMHENTQRSFTAADDLHTLDYEAERHYVMFPGEEITIARGYSAVIDSLASVLPAGVVQLGRKVEKIEWRLVGDSSRPVKLHFGDGSTLSADHVIVTVSLGVLKRGIGEDRSMFDPPLPSPKIRAIKRLGFGVVDKVFVQQSSGCELPSLQMAFHAADSELRNPSIPEWMRRTSAIYPIYRGSRVCLAWFTGKEALEVEDLSEEEIINGFSATASDFLSLDFKFGKALRTRWGTNPLFFGSYSYVAVGSTIADMDTLSEPLPEELGGSTPRLQIMFAGEATHAAHYSTTHGAYFSGLREANRLLQHYNINVASL, encoded by the coding sequence atgGGGAGCAAAAAACCAAGAGTTGTGATAATCGGAGGCGGAATGGCAGGCCTCACCGCCGCCCACAAGCTCTACACATCCACCACCTCCTTCGACCTCCACGTGGTGGAGGGCGGCACCAGAATCGGCGGCCGGATTAACACCTCCCAATTCTGCGGCGACCGCGTCGAGCTTGGGGCCACCTGGATCCACGGCATCCAAGGCAGCCCTATTTACAAAATAGCTCAAGACACAACCCTCCTCCACTCTCACCACCCATGGGAGTGCATGGACGGCTTTCCCCACGTTCCGCTCACCGCCGCCGAGGGCGGCCACCACCTCCATCCGTCCCTCCTCACCCCCATCTCCAACCTCTTCAAAAATCTCATGGATTTTATTCAGGGAAGAGACTGCCAagcagcttcttcttcttcttcttctgctcaGATAATCAAGCACTGCATCGATCGGAACCGGAATCTCAGCGTCGGTTCCTTTCTGAGGAGCGGTCTCGACGCTTATTGGGGCGTCTCGCCCACGGAAGACACGCGCAGCGTTGGCAAGTGGCGGAGGAAACCGCTGGAGGCGGCGGTCTTCGCGATGCATGAGAACACGCAGAGGAGTTTCACGGCGGCGGATGATCTGCACACCCTGGACTACGAAGCGGAGCGCCACTACGTCATGTTCCCCGGGGAGGAGATCACCATCGCCCGAGGCTACTCCGCCGTGATTGACTCCCTGGCGTCGGTTTTACCTGCCGGAGTCGTGCAATTAGGCCGGAAAGTTGAGAAAATCGAGTGGAGATTGGTCGGCGATAGTAGCCGGCCGGTGAAGCTGCATTTCGGCGACGGATCGACTCTCTCCGCCGATCACGTGATCGTCACCGTCTCTCTTGGGGTACTCAAACGTGGGATCGGGGAGGATCGCAGCATGTTCGATCCTCCCTTACCCAGTCCCAAAATCCGAGCCATTAAGAGGCTCGGATTCGGGGTTGTCGACAAAGTCTTTGTGCAGCAGAGTAGCGGCTGCGAGTTGCCCTCGTTGCAGATGGCGTTCCATGCGGCGGATTCAGAGCTGCGGAACCCCTCTATTCCTGAGTGGATGAGGAGGACCTCCGCCATATACCCTATCTACAGAGGCTCTAGAGTTTGTCTGGCATGGTTTACGGGGAAGGAGGCTCTGGAGGTGGAAGATCTGAGCGAGGAGGAGATCATCAATGGCTTCTCGGCCACCGCCtccgattttctctctctcgatttcAAGTTCGGGAAGGCGTTGAGGACACGGTGGGGGACTAACCCCCTCTTCTTCGGCTCCTACAGCTACGTCGCCGTCGGGTCCACCATAGCCGATATGGATACATTGTCAGAGCCGTTGCCGGAGGAGCTCGGCGGCTCCACGCCGCGGCTGCAGATTATGTTTGCCGGAGAAGCGACGCACGCGGCGCATTACTCGACTACGCATGGCGCTTACTTCAGTGGCCTTAGAGAAGCTAATAGGCTTCTTCAACACTATAATATTAATGTTGCTTCtctatga